The following coding sequences lie in one Mycteria americana isolate JAX WOST 10 ecotype Jacksonville Zoo and Gardens chromosome 13, USCA_MyAme_1.0, whole genome shotgun sequence genomic window:
- the CRYBA4 gene encoding beta-crystallin A4 translates to MTHRCRRSSGLWKIVVWDEAFFQGKKHEFTTDCYSTPEHGFSTVRSCKIESGAWAGFEHCGFQGQQFVLERGEYPCWEAWSGSNAYHVERMCSFRPIACADHGRSRLMLFEQENFQGKRGELSDDCPSLPALGWGSSAVGSFLVRSGAWVCSQYPGYRGFQYLLESDSCAGEYKHVREWGSHAQTGQVQSIRRVQQ, encoded by the exons ATGACCCACCGCTGCAGGAGATCCTCCGGGCTCTGGAAG ATCGTGGTGTGGGATGAGGCTTTCTTCCAGGGCAAGAAGCACGAGTTCACCACTGACTGCTACAGCACCCCAGAGCATGGCTTCAGCACCGTCCGCTCCTGCAAGATTGAGAGCGGGGC GTGGGCAGGCTTCGAACACTGCGGCTTCCAGGGGCAGCAGTTTGTGCTGGAGCGTGGCGAGTACCCGTGCTGGGAGGCGTGGAGCGGCAGCAACGCCTACCACGTGGAGAGGATGTGCTCCTTCCGCCCCATCGCCTGCGCC GACCATGGGCGCAGCAGGCTGATGCTCTTTGAGCAGGAGAACTTCCAGGGCAAGCGGGGGGAGCTGAGCGACGACTGCCCCTCGCTGCCcgccctgggctggggcagcagcgcTGTGGGCTCATTCCTTGTCCGCTCCGGCGC GTGGGTCTGCTCGCAGTACCCGGGATATCGGGGCTTCCAGTACCTCCTGGAGAGCGACAGCTGCGCGGGCGAGTACAAGCATGTGCGGGAGTGGGGCTCCCACGCGCAGACGGGCCAGGTCCAGTCCATTCGCAGGGTCCAGCAGTGA